AATTGCGGCATTACTTTTTGAAAATCGTTCTTCATGGGATTTTAACTTTACAGCAGTATCATCAATTATTTATCTTGCTATTTTTGGAACGCTGGTTGCTTTTACTACATACTACTGGCTATTAAAAAGAATGAATATAGTTATACTTTCGCTTTCTTCATTTATAACTCCAATTGTTGCTGTTATTCTAGGGTGGCTTATATTAAACGAAAATTTTTCACTTCAAACTCTGACCGGAAGTGCATTCGTGTTAATAGGAATATTATTTGCTAACTTTCGTGGGCTCTTAAAATACTACAACACAAAAACTTTAGTGATCAAATGACAAATATAATTCGTATAAAGAACGCATCATTTTATGCATATCATGGTGCTTTGCAGGAAGAACAAAGTATGGGTGGTAAGTTCGAAGCCGATGTTGATATATATACTGATTTTTCAGATGCAGCTGTAAAAGATGACTTGAGACTGACTATCAATTACCATGATGTTTATAAATTTATTCACCAACTGGTTCATGAAAAAAAATATTATTTGATTGAAACACTTTCATTAACCATAGCAGACGAGTTATTAAAAAAATATCCGAATATTAAAAAAATTGCAGTTCGGGTTCGCAAACATAGCGTTCCTGTAGGTGGTGTACTCGATTGTGTTGAAGCAGAAGTGATAAAGGAAAATGGTAAATAATATTTTCTTAGCACTCGGTTCTAATAAAGGGAACAGACTGGAATTCATTTATAGTGCTGTTCGTAAAATAAATGAAAATGATTCTTGTAAGGTTCTTAAATGTTCTTCAATTTATGAAACCACGCCTTACGGAATTGTTGATCAACCGAATTTTCTAAATGCTGTGATTGCAATTAGTTCCGATTTTAATATTATTGAACTGCTTCAGTTTGTAAAGCATTTGGAAAAAAATATCGGTAGAACTGAATCGTTAGAAAAATGGGGAGAACGTGAAATTGATGTTGATATTATTTTCTATAATGACGTAATTTATACCGGAGATATGCTCGTTATTCCGCATCCGGAATCTTTGAAACGTGATTTTGTTATTATTCCATTATTAGAAATCGCACCGGATTTCATCTTTCCGGGTATGCAGAAAAAAATAATGGAGTTAGATCTTTCTTCAATCGAGAACCATATTATTCGTAAATCAGATTTCGCAATTAATATATAAATCAAATTGGCCGAACTCAGGTACATAGCAATTGAAGGTGTGATCGGTGCCGGTAAATCATCGCTTGCAAGAAAACTAGCCGATAAACTTAGCGCTAACTTGATCATGGAAGAGTTTGAGGAAAACCCATTCCTTGAAAAATTTTATGATGATAGAAAACGTTATGCATTTCA
The sequence above is drawn from the Ignavibacteriales bacterium genome and encodes:
- the folB gene encoding dihydroneopterin aldolase codes for the protein MTNIIRIKNASFYAYHGALQEEQSMGGKFEADVDIYTDFSDAAVKDDLRLTINYHDVYKFIHQLVHEKKYYLIETLSLTIADELLKKYPNIKKIAVRVRKHSVPVGGVLDCVEAEVIKENGK
- the folK gene encoding 2-amino-4-hydroxy-6-hydroxymethyldihydropteridine diphosphokinase is translated as MVNNIFLALGSNKGNRLEFIYSAVRKINENDSCKVLKCSSIYETTPYGIVDQPNFLNAVIAISSDFNIIELLQFVKHLEKNIGRTESLEKWGEREIDVDIIFYNDVIYTGDMLVIPHPESLKRDFVIIPLLEIAPDFIFPGMQKKIMELDLSSIENHIIRKSDFAINI